Genomic window (uncultured Hyphomonas sp.):
GGCCGGGCGAGAGCCAGCTTGAAGCCGACCGCCGGATGCTCGACGACAAGATCGTCAGGCTCAAGGCGGAGCTGGACGATGTGCGCCGCACACGCGCTGTGCAGCGTGCTGGCCGCCAGCGTACCGGCAAACCGGTGGTGGCGCTCGTGGGCTATACGAATGCCGGCAAGTCGACGCTCTTCAATCGGCTCACCGGGGCAGACGTCTTCGCGAAAGACATGCCCTTTGCGACCCTTGACCCGACAATCCGCCGGCTGGACCTGCCGACATTGGGCGAGGCGGCGCTGATCGACACGGTCGGCTTTATCACAGACCTGCCGACACACCTGATCGACAGCTTTCAGGCCACGCTGGAAGAGGCGATGCAGGCCGACCTGCTGGTCCATGTAAGGGACCGGTCCAGTCCGGCCGATCTGGAGCAGGCAGAGGATGTGCTGGGCGTTCTGGGGCGCCTTGAGCAGGAAACCGGGCTGCCTCTGCCGCCGATGATCGAAGCCTGGAACAAGGCGGATCTGCTGTCACCGGAACGGGCCGAAGCTCTGGAGATCGCCGCGCTGAACCAGGATGGCTATCCCGCAGTTCTGCTGTCCGCGGTAACCGGCCGTGGGATGGACGATCTGCTGGCCGCAATCGAGCGCGGTTTGCTGATGAGCGCAGCGGAAGTGCGGATGGTCCTCAAACCCGAGCATGGCCGGGCGCGGGCCTGGCTGCACCGCAACGGCGAAGTGTTAGGCGAAGAGATCCAGGACAATGGCGCATCGCTGATGCGTGTCCGCCTGAAATCTGACCGTCTGGGACAATTCCAGGCCGAGTTCCCGGAGATCGAAACAGAGGTGGCGGACTAACCGCTTACTTCAGTCTTCTTGACCGCCTGCCAGAGGCTTTCCTGCGTATCAAGGTCAAGCTGGTCGAAGTCCTGACCGCGCTGGCCAGCGAGCTGTTCCATTGCGCGAAAACGGCGTTCGAATTTGGCATTGGCCTGACGCAAAGCCACTTCGGGATCGATGCTGAGGCGGCGCGCCAGGTTTGCGACAACGAAGAGCAGATCCCCGATCTCATCCTGAACTGCCTCAGCATCGCCTGAAGCGATGGCGTCCTTCACTTCCTCGGTTTCTTCTTCCAGCTTGCTGAAAATCTGGTTCGCTTCCGTCCAGTCGAAACCGGTGCGGGCAGCGCGTTTCTGAAGCTTCTCTGCGCGCAGCAGGGCAGGGAGCGACAAGGCGACGCCGTCCAGCGCGCTCACCGGCGCCTTACCCTTTGTCTTTGCTTCGCGTTCCTTTGCTTTGACGACTTCCCAGGCAACGATCTGGTCGTCTGAGGAGCGGTCATCTGCGGCTTCGAATACGTGCGGATGGCGGCGGATCATTTTCTCATTGATCGCCGCCGCCACATCGGCGGCCTCAAACGCGCCTTCCTCGGCTGCCATCCGGCTGTGGAAGGCGACCTGGAACAGAAGATCGCCCAGTTCTTCCCGGAGTTCGCCCTTGTCGCCGCGCTCAATCGCGTCAGCCACTTCATAGGCTTCCTCGATCGTGTAGGGGGCGATTGTGTGGAAGGTCTGCTCCAGGTCCCAGGGGCAGCCGCCATCGGGATCGCGCAGCCGGTCCATGATCTCCAGCAGCCGCACGAATTCATCGGCTGCGCGTTGATGGCGGGATGTGTCTGAGTGATCCATGACGCGGGTCCTGATCGATACGGTCTGGGCGGTGAAGCTCTTTTGGGGTTTGCGGTCGCACGTGACACATACCGGAATGGATTGACTTTCCCTGCGGTGCAAGAGACGTGAAAGCATGCGACCTGTAATCTCCACAACTCTCGAACGAATGACGGGACGCCGCTCATGAAAGACCGCACGATCCTTATCGGCATCGACTGGGGGGCTTCCACGTTCCGGGCCTGGGCATTTGATGAAGAAGGCGATGTCATTGGCGGAACTTCCGTTCCGGACGGCATTCTGACCCATTCGGGCGATGCGATGGGCCGCCTGACATTTCATATTAATGAGTGGCTGAGCGAGTGGCCCGAAGTCCCGATCATTGCCTGTGGGGGTGTTGGCGGCGCGCAGGGCATCCATCGCACGGATTACCTGCCAGTTCCGATGTTGATTGCCGACCTGCCCAAGCATCTGGTGGAAGTGAATGGCATCCACATCGTGCCTGGTCTGAAGCAGGTTTCTCCCCCCGATATTATGCGCGGAGAAGAGACACAGCTCTTCGCGCTCGATGATTCCGTCGGCGCCGTGTGCATTCCGGGCACCTATACAAAGCATGTCAATTTCGAGCATGGGCGGATCCTTGGCTTCACCTCAGAGGTGACCGGGGAGATGAGGGCTCTGCTATTGGCCAATGGCGGCCTGAAGACGCCTGAGGGCGTCGAGCAGGAGTTCGATGAAGCCGTTTTCCGGGAATGGGTGGAATATTCGCTGGATCCCGATGATGCGGCGTCTCCATTTGCTGTGCGCGCGGCCCGCAAGACGGGCGTTCTGGATCCGAAGCACCATGAGACGGCCCTCACTGGCCTCCTGATCGGAGCGGACATCGCGGCACATTACGACCCGGGTGACGAGCTGACTCTGGTCGCGGACGGCGCGATTCTCGAATCCTACCGGATTGCGCTGGAGGCGCTGGGGGCAGACCTCGATGAATGCTCGGCGGAAGAGGCGACGCAGGATGGCCTGTTCGAGCTGGCGGAAGAGGCGGGGCTGATCGGATGATGCTGGCGCCGGAATGCGTGGCGCCCACAGGGTGCGTGTTGGGCAATGGCCCGGTCTGGAGCGAGACCGAAGGATTTCTCTGGTGGGTCGATGTAAAGCGCGCGAAGCTGCATCGCTACAATCCCCGAACCGGAAACACACGCCGTTACGACTTGCCGCTCCGTGCCAGTGCAATCGCACTATATGAGGGCAGTTTTCTGATGGTGGGCGACCGGGAAATCGGCGTCTATGATCCGTCAACGGAAGTTTATGACACTTTGCTGGGTGTTGAAACAGAACCGGAAGGCAATCGGACGAATGATGGCGGTGTGGCGCCCGACGGTTCTTTCTGGTTCGGGACGATGGACGACCAGGAGCGAGACGCCAGCGGCAACTATTACCGGTTCGGTACCGACAAGGTGCTGACCCAGCTGCGCCTTCCGTCTGTCCTGTCGACCAACACGATGCAGTTTTCGCCGGACGGCAAGACATTCTATACCTGCGACAGCGCTGAGCAGGAAATTCTCGCCTTCGACTTCGATCAGGCGACCGGCGCGCTCACCGGACGGCGTATCTTCGCTTCCACCTATGAGTTTGGCGGCTTCCCGTACGGGTCGGCTGTTGATTCGGAAGGTTGCCTCTGGACGAGCCTGTGGGGCGCATCGCGAATCGTGCGGTATACGCCGGACGGGAAGGTGGACCGGGTGATCATTCTCGCTGCACCGAGGCCTACCGGAATCGCCTTTGGCGGACCGGACTACAGAACCATGTTCATCACGACCGCGCGTGCCGGCATGTCATTCCCGCAGCTCGACGCGCGACCCTTGTCGGGGAGCCTGTTTGCCGTTCAGGTCGACATTCCTGGCCTGCCAGCCAGGGAGTTCGGACGCGCGATCGGCTGAGGAGGCAGCTGAGGCGGCCTCTTGCAAGCGCGCGCAACCCACCTCAAATGCCTTCACATTGAAATTGGTGTAGTTTAACCGTGGACGTAGCGGCTCAAAACCGCTAACCCCCCGCTTTTCAAGAGAGTGTCGGAATGGCCGATAAGGTTAAGAAGAAACGGGTCGGGCCCATCACGTTCCTGCGCCAGGTGCGCGCGGAAGGGAACAAGGTGACCTGGACGTCGCGTCAGGAAACGGTTCAGGCAACGATTTTCGTTGTCATAATGTCGGTCCTTATCGCGCTCTTCCTGTTTGCCGCCGATTTCTTGATCAACTTGTTTGTAAAAGCGATCACCGGCCTTTGAGGTTTGTGACCGTCCGGTTTCAAGGAGCGCGCTGGCCCCATGGCTGAAGCGAAATGGTACATTGTCCATGCCTATTCCAACTTCGAAAAGAAGGTGGCGGCAACGATTCTCGAACAGGCCCAACGCAAAGGCCTGTCTGACCTGATCGAGGATATTCAGGTTCCCACCGAAGAGGTGGTCGAAGTTGCCCGTGGCAAAAAGAAAACCGTCGAGCGCCGTCACTTCCCGGGCTATGTCCTGCTGAAGACGGTGATGACCGATGATGTGTATCACCTTGTGAAGGACACGCCGAAAGTTTCCGGCTTCCTCGGCGCGGAAGGGGGCAAGAAGCCACTCCCGGTCCGGCAGCGCGAAGTCGATCGCATTCTCGGCACCGCATCTGATTCGACCGCAGAGCGCCCGCGTCCCAAGATTTCATTCGAAGTCGGCGAACAGGTGCAGGTCAATGACGGCCCGTTCCAGGGCTTCGAAGGCGCCGTGGAAGAGATCGACGAAGAAAATGGCCGCCTGAAAGTGACCGTTTCGATCTTCGGCCGTGGAACGCCGGTCGATCTGGAATTCGAACAGGTCACAAAGGTCTGACGGGTTTGAGGTGATTCAGGTGGGATCCTCTGCCGGTCCCGCTTGAAACCTCGTAACATGGGTTGTATTTGCCAACCCCAGTGCCGCCTTAGCTCAGTCGGTTAGAGCGCTAGATTGTGGATCTAGAGGTCCCCCGTTCGAACCGGGGAGGCGGTACCATCCTTTCAATGGAATCTGCTGCGCTGCCGCACAATTGTCAGCGGGAATGGAACTGTTTTGTGTCTCGGGCGTAATTTGACGCGCTTGATACAATCTGTTGCAAAAGGGCCGCGGTAGGTAGAAAATCCCTGCCGTTCCCGGGGCTTCTCTCCCAAAAGGGGCTCGCAGCGAGAGCAAATTGAGTTTAACAGGAATCATCGGGTAGAGTGCCCGTATGAACCTGCGGCCGAGGACAATCCCGTCATTCGGCACACCAAAGGGGATTGAGTATGAAGAAAACTCTTATGTGCGCGACAGCCGCGGCCGCATTTGCGACTGCTGGTCTTGCCGCCCACGCGGAAGACGGCTGGTACGCCCGTGGCGATGTCCAGTACGGTTTCGCGGGCGAACTGGACCATGATCCTGTTACCGAATACGTTGCCGGTACGCTTGAAGGCAGCTCTGATTCCGACGAAATGCTCGGCGGTCAGCTTGGCCTTGGCTACGATTTTGACAACGGTTTCCGCCTTGAAGGCGTCGGCGGCTATCGCAGTGGTGAACTGGATGTTCCGTCCAGCTTCTCTCCGGGCCTGACGGGCGTCGCATCCGATCCGCATGGAAATCTGCAGATCGCAGAATTCATGCTGAACGG
Coding sequences:
- a CDS encoding 2-dehydro-3-deoxygalactonokinase, encoding MKDRTILIGIDWGASTFRAWAFDEEGDVIGGTSVPDGILTHSGDAMGRLTFHINEWLSEWPEVPIIACGGVGGAQGIHRTDYLPVPMLIADLPKHLVEVNGIHIVPGLKQVSPPDIMRGEETQLFALDDSVGAVCIPGTYTKHVNFEHGRILGFTSEVTGEMRALLLANGGLKTPEGVEQEFDEAVFREWVEYSLDPDDAASPFAVRAARKTGVLDPKHHETALTGLLIGADIAAHYDPGDELTLVADGAILESYRIALEALGADLDECSAEEATQDGLFELAEEAGLIG
- the secE gene encoding preprotein translocase subunit SecE translates to MADKVKKKRVGPITFLRQVRAEGNKVTWTSRQETVQATIFVVIMSVLIALFLFAADFLINLFVKAITGL
- the mazG gene encoding nucleoside triphosphate pyrophosphohydrolase, which translates into the protein MDHSDTSRHQRAADEFVRLLEIMDRLRDPDGGCPWDLEQTFHTIAPYTIEEAYEVADAIERGDKGELREELGDLLFQVAFHSRMAAEEGAFEAADVAAAINEKMIRRHPHVFEAADDRSSDDQIVAWEVVKAKEREAKTKGKAPVSALDGVALSLPALLRAEKLQKRAARTGFDWTEANQIFSKLEEETEEVKDAIASGDAEAVQDEIGDLLFVVANLARRLSIDPEVALRQANAKFERRFRAMEQLAGQRGQDFDQLDLDTQESLWQAVKKTEVSG
- a CDS encoding SMP-30/gluconolactonase/LRE family protein, which translates into the protein MMLAPECVAPTGCVLGNGPVWSETEGFLWWVDVKRAKLHRYNPRTGNTRRYDLPLRASAIALYEGSFLMVGDREIGVYDPSTEVYDTLLGVETEPEGNRTNDGGVAPDGSFWFGTMDDQERDASGNYYRFGTDKVLTQLRLPSVLSTNTMQFSPDGKTFYTCDSAEQEILAFDFDQATGALTGRRIFASTYEFGGFPYGSAVDSEGCLWTSLWGASRIVRYTPDGKVDRVIILAAPRPTGIAFGGPDYRTMFITTARAGMSFPQLDARPLSGSLFAVQVDIPGLPAREFGRAIG
- the nusG gene encoding transcription termination/antitermination protein NusG; the protein is MAEAKWYIVHAYSNFEKKVAATILEQAQRKGLSDLIEDIQVPTEEVVEVARGKKKTVERRHFPGYVLLKTVMTDDVYHLVKDTPKVSGFLGAEGGKKPLPVRQREVDRILGTASDSTAERPRPKISFEVGEQVQVNDGPFQGFEGAVEEIDEENGRLKVTVSIFGRGTPVDLEFEQVTKV
- the hflX gene encoding GTPase HflX; translated protein: MSDKLIDRLPAPEIAGAIIPWFSPANRPTADRLEETSGLIEALGCELAFLRPEHVRQVNSAQLISGGILNRLAEDLEAAHCTLVVIDGALTPVQQRNLEKKLGVKVIDRTGLILEIFGLRARTKEGRLQVELARLLYERSRLVRTWTHLERQRGGGGFLSGPGESQLEADRRMLDDKIVRLKAELDDVRRTRAVQRAGRQRTGKPVVALVGYTNAGKSTLFNRLTGADVFAKDMPFATLDPTIRRLDLPTLGEAALIDTVGFITDLPTHLIDSFQATLEEAMQADLLVHVRDRSSPADLEQAEDVLGVLGRLEQETGLPLPPMIEAWNKADLLSPERAEALEIAALNQDGYPAVLLSAVTGRGMDDLLAAIERGLLMSAAEVRMVLKPEHGRARAWLHRNGEVLGEEIQDNGASLMRVRLKSDRLGQFQAEFPEIETEVAD